The Notolabrus celidotus isolate fNotCel1 chromosome 6, fNotCel1.pri, whole genome shotgun sequence nucleotide sequence GGCGTCTCTCTGTGATGATAAGGAAAAAGACACCATTCATGCTGTTGTGATCCTCCTCCCCTGCTGTCAAACAATTCACCTCACATCTGTAGCACTTTCCTTAGTTCCATTTAGTGTCTCTATTTGATGGTTATTTAGGACTTGTACATTGTTTCATGTGTTCAACAGGCAGCCACAGGATATTGGTAATAGGTTTAACCAAATGTGTTCATGATTCATTCAGTCATCACGTCAATGTTcagtgttggttttttttttgtaaaaaaaaaaattgaaatttgaaAGTTGAAATTATGGTAGTTCTAGCTACATCAtcaatttaaacatttcaaaacaattttGATTCTATGAATTAGCTAAAACTATGACAAAATTGTCATTACTGGTGTTTCAGTGTCCCAGTACCACTTTGTAATCAATGAATAAGCGAGCTTATTTATCAATTGAACCATAAATTAACATGTCATTCTGAGTAGTGATTATATAgaatatatttaataatttaagtACAAGGTACTTTGCCCATGTTGATTTAGCTGCATTAATGGAATCATGATTATCTCATTGATCTTGTAATTggtattttatctattttaaactAAATCTAGACATTAGAACCATTGTTTCTTGAGAAGAACCCTTGTATGAAAACTATTTTGCTCAGTGAAAGAGACATTTTATAAGTTATTTTTGCATACTGTCTTGCATgggaatatattttttttattgcctCAATTTGATTGTACATAAATATTTATAGCCTGTGATTTCTTGTAGTCATTTTGCTTGAAACATTGGACCTGACTGACCTCTGGCATGAGTATACTCACAATGAACTTCTGCTTTAATGACCCCAAACTTAGCCAGTTGAAATGCAGGCTGTTAATTGTGGGTCAACCGTTTCTGTGTTACACAGGATACCTGTACCAgcttttattatttcataatAGGAAGAAAGGACATAGCAAAGTATCATTGATCATAGTGGAATGGTTGAATTTAGACACTGTTACTAATGTGTTGTTCATCCAATGATGGCATGCCGAGTGTGAACAAATACAGGTTTTTCCACCTATTACCATCTGTTAACCAATAGTACACTATGCCCCTTGTGGGTGAATGATGCACTTCAAATTTACTGTGTTGATAGGTGTAAAGTTTAGTTCTAGTGGTTCTAGTTTGCTTGTCCAGTAAATACTGTATACTACATACATTGCTACAAGGCACGTGTTATAAGATTGGTGTCCTTGGTCATTGTCTAAGAAGCCACCATGTTTGGCTTGCACTTACTCACAGTATAAAAGACTGAATCACCATGTTATCTACCTAAAAGAGATACATGGAACTGAACTGAAATACTGTGCATCAGTGTAATAGGTAGTTAGTAGACCTGTATTAGTACTCGTGTTCCTTGATATCTTTAGTTGGTGGTTTTCTGTTCCAAGTCTTATGTATATGGTTTTTCACATAGCTTAATATTTGTTCTCAAATGACCATTGTTTTGTTATCTGGGAAAGATTAATAAATTGCAACTGAGTAAAAAGAGTTCATATTctttttgtaataaaaaaaaaaccctggatGTAAACTCTTAAAGCCTGCCTTCCTGTAATAACTTCATAACAATGTGAAACCGTATCAGAGGCGAAGATTTCCCTGTAGGGTCCTCTTAAAGGTCAAAGTTGTGTGGTGTAAGATTATTTAACATAATTATATAGGTTCTCAGTCCAAAATCATTcttaccaggttgattgatcactctaaattgcccgtaggtgtgagtgtgtgcgtgaatggttgtctgtctctctgtgttagccctgtgataggtcggcgacctgtccagggtgtaccctgcctggcgcccgaagccagctgggataggctccagccacCCGTGActcctaatgggataagcggtcaagataatggatggatgtagTATTCTATAAATGTAAACAAGATACTTCCTACCTCCTTCAGTGGAAAGTCTAATACAGACTGCAGCTAaaccaaacattttatttattgcagAGGAACTCCACAGCAGCATACTTTTGTTCCTATTCTCCTGGTCAGCAGTTTTCTTTATAAGAGATGGGCATCATGCAACACAACTGTTTCATGTTGAAAACAAATAACACTATACAGTAGAGATCAGAAAATTTAAATCACAaatttttatattcatttaacAGAATGTGCATTAAATGTGTCACACACTTCTAGGGATAAGGCACATTATGTCACTTGTAAATATACGTGACAGCTGTACCTAAAGGACATATACTtaaagtctgtgttttcatttagtttGACCCCAACACTATTACATGTTGATGTTCACTTAAAGTTTAAGAGGGACCCATGGGAGATGGCTTAGGGTCAGGGCCATCCATTGGCTTTCTTCTCTCCCTAATCAAGATATTCAACTGCGTCTCACTATACACCAGTATTGCAATCATTTCACTTAGAAAATAAGGTTCTACACATGACTTTACCTACAGTACCATCTGTAAGCATTTCAACTTTCCAAGTGTAAGAAGTGAGTCAAAGGGCGCTAGATCTTGTGGGAGTCCCAGGAAAGGAGGAGGATCAGGAGGAAAGAGACTGAGTCACAGGTAGCTACTTTCAGCTTTCTTCTCCCGATGACAGCCCGTCTATCTCATCGTCATCACCTCCAATGGCCATCCAAAATGCTTTTGCCACCTGGAAGGAGACGCAGCATAAATACCAGAGTTTAAATTTGAACATTTCCATCCTTCACATCTTTATCATTATGATCCTGCAACATGAAGAATACAGTTGCTTACCTTCTCTGCATGAACTTTTCTCTGCTCGTGAGGCAACGAAGAGGCTTTGTCTGCAGGTTAAAATCAGAAAGAAGTGAAATCAGCTTCATCAGAAGTTCACCTGTTCACTAACAAGAGCAAGGTACAAACATGCTGAAATTCTTGCGAGTCTCAATATGAGGCTTGACAGAAATTGTGGCGTTTGACCTCTGAGTTTGCATCTGTTTTTTATACTTAAAATTACCTTTCATCTCTTTTAACTTGGTAAAGAGGCGTTCAAAGTTATCCACATCTGCGTCACCAGCCGTGAGATTAGCAAGTTCCTGAATGTCAAGATCAGTCATAGCATCTGGAGAATCAGAGAAAGAGAATGTCAATGATGCTAGATATACAGAAACATCACCTCCTATCATCACGACATGTTTGTCTGAGTGAATAGACTGATGAAATTAAAGCAAGAGCAAATTCCACTCACCCACTACAGTATCTccctgtgtgcctgtgtttgtggTACTCTCTGTATGGTTAGCCTCCTCAGTAACACGCGAGCCCTCTACTGGCAGGCTGGAAGACTGTCATGAAAAAGAAGCTACGGTTAGCATACCTCCTTGTAAAGCGACAAGTTAAAAATACCCTTACAAtaaaattcattcatttttaagacAAAAGTAATACAACATTAAAAGCAAtggtgtctgtgaaggttctcagtcatccaggtcatggtaatccaaagcttgatccgtaaggcaactggactggtagaaattcttgaagacgtttcacctctcctccgaaaggcttcttcagttctgaccagactggggaagagctagaaaatataagcctctactCTAACAGTCATGGGGGTGTCCAGGAGTCATAAAAGGGTCCTAAATAGGGCCGTTAGTCTAGAGCAGTTGTTCTCCTATCACCTGAcagtcagaactgaagaagcctttcggaggagaggtgaaacgtcttcaagaatttctagtttccagttgccttatggatcaagctttggattaaaATGGTTACAAAAATAGGTCAATTACTAATGACAGTCAGAAAATATAATACAACTTACTGGTGGATCTTGACAGCTGCGTGGGTTGTTGTGTCTTGAGGCCACCAAACTACTCATCAGACCAAAGCCCTGGTTGTGCCCTATCAGATTGAGATATTCACTGTCATTTCCTTCCACTGACAGAGTTAAATTTGACAGGCAGAGAACCTGCAAAATGTAAACGTTTTGGTGATGTCATCTCACCATCCTTCATTTCAACACTTGTCCACACATTGGCATTAAGAGCTTGCACGATTCTCTTGACTCCGGTGGATTCTGGGAAGTCATCTGACAAAGGGAACATAAATGGTGTGAATGAAAGCAGAATGTAACAAAACTTTAACAATGAAAAACTACATTTGTTTAATGACATTGTACATTCTGTATTCTGAAAACTTACCATCCTCATCTGGCAAGTCCTGTGGATTGAGCTCCACCAGCTCAAAAGCATGAGCCAAACACCACTGTTGTGCTTCATGTCTGGTGACCCCTAGAATAAACAAAGTACATTTCAGATGCCATGTGGTACCCTGCAAAATTGTATTCCCAGGCTTTAAGCGTTCATACAGTGCTGCAGAACTAACCATTCTCACTGACTCTGTCACACACCAGAATGAGAACCTCTGGAGCAAGATCCTCAACCACTGATATCCAAGGATGAAGCTTCTCAAGACCATCCTTCTGGAAACACCATGCATACATGATAATaagataaacacaaacatcagaatACATGATTCATCATATAATGTACACTTTGGAACATATTAAATTGAATCTCAGTGTTGAGTCACGCACCTCTGTACTGTCAAAATAAGCGATGAAAGCCTGCATAGATTGGGCAATCTCTGAAGTCATTTGAAACGTGCTTGGTACAACACATAATCTGACGTCTGctgtataatatttgttgttgATGGTCCATGGATACCAGACTACTAGTTCCTCTCTCTTGTCCGGCTCCGGCAAATTCGTTGTACTGAGGatctctgaggaaaaaaaacgcACAAGTTATGAATAGCACCCTGCGTTGCATATACGTGCAATACATTATGCTTATTGCTCTTTCTGCTCACAATCTGACTGCCCTCTACGTGTAGAAATAAGATGTACTTAACCTAAATCAGACTCACCAATTGACTTGTACAAATAAGACGCGCAAAAATAAGTCTCCTAGTTGGCTTGACAACCTTTGACAAACGAGCTACTAAGCCCTGTAAGCAGGTAATGTTCTCTGTTGTGCTAGAAGTAATATAGCTTTGTTTGCATTAGCCTGTAGCTAATTCATACAGTAAAGCCAAGCTAAACTTACGTTTTATCAGCTCTTCTTCTTTAAAACCACTGTCACAGCTCGTGATGAGCACACACGGAATAGTCATCTCTACTTCTTCGTCGGTAGttgacatttttatgttttttttgggCAAGCTTATCCACTTGCTAGCTTGATGTGACGATATCCAACCTCGCTGACCTTTCAACTTTGACTGACTCCCTGTGACGTCGTTTCCGGTACAACTTTACTGTGAAGAAAATGGGACAAATCGCTTATACTGACTTCCagatttatacagtcaatgcttCTAATACATATGTATTCGTGCTGTtcaagactgtataaaatgttaaatataaaaataataataagaaaatataaaaatataaaaaatatataaaaatataaaaggttCTACTGTGGGTAATTTATTTTTGGATCGAAGAACTTAATCATTTATGTTAAAATGACCACAGACATATCAACGTAGATGTCGCATTGGCGGTCTCTGGTAAAGATGCACGCACACTCAAACGTAGAAACATTCCTCCTGACTGTTGTTACATGAAGACACCGGCGTAAATTTGGTTattaccattagcagagctttcCAACTAtacgtaaataaataaaataaatattgaattaaaacattaaataaataaatatatggttTGATAAACAGACTtagtacgttttttttttctaaataattgTCGTTTTTAGTCCTTACATTAATTTTAATCCTTTATTGTAAAAACGGTTGATCAAAATTAGTTAAATGCAACGgaagattatttttttcatagaaCCCACAGTTTTCACATCTACTTGTATTAGTTTACACGGCACACCCGCCACATTCAAtcaagagtaccctactgcaggcaagatggcgccgccacaacatccacaccggaagtccataccggaagtccataccggaagttacaaagctaaaaacgttgcaataacacccacaccggaagtccataccagaagttacaaaaataaaagccttcaaaaaaaataaaagccttgaaaaacaggaacgtgaacgcaaaataaaagccttcaaaaacacgtaggtttacgcgtaattctatgaacttttttgcacttacattttaatcgtatcagtattattgactagttgattgactccaaaagtgtataggctgttgagaattcaagttacttagaagcctgcacgaatcactaagttatagtgttaacgtctcagccatgcacagccttttgttccgagtgtgtgttgaaatacttaaagctgattatgatgctgccgtgatgacatctgcatatgcctttcttgttttgtctgggtcatatgttattttatgttgtgttagcctgactgtacctcacctgtggtgtgtgtcctgcccctgcacacctgcttgcctttgactgattcccccagtgacccctcttccttcctgcacagctgttccccacaggttcattatgataactgtgcagcgtgcaggagtctctttccatggggacttgtcacattatctaagtttgctgtagtgtttgttccaaattaccttgcatgctgtctgcctatgtgatcacatgtatagattaatgaatgaatgaaatacagatccagagtagatccacagtcacgagagaagaacagaatgttatctatggtgcaggggcgagtggaggaggaaaatgtagaggtgtgtggtgactgtttcttttttaacataatttgtaacacgttacaatgacacagtgacaggggtgttcattaaccacaagaacaaacggagggaatggtttctccttctattttgagacattagatgggcgtaaacactctgagcttgtcaaacagttttattcagattgaatgcttgatgcatgtacaccaatgtcttaacaagatcactttatttggcgtccatgaaaacattgaagttggaaccttcaattagaatgactagaaaaactgcaaatgtatacatagctactgtttctttccatccaacccctacttgaaatgtagaattatactttattttatgttcttttaatgttatatgtatgatgtcttaacccttttgtattgataatgttgtacttgaaaaagaacaatgcacttttgctattacaaactccaaatcaacataaaatattaggactaaaatatttcaacttgaggcaccactgtcagccactgatgatagatgtacagtacacatttctggggagcctctgttgtttttgtggtgaatatagatctctgtgtacagcttgagtgtattttccctcttacttacagtcttttccttctcatcccctccccccacacacactaacactctacattattctgttcttcatacacagcgggatctctctcactcactctctctatcacaattagctttctgctaattgatttagcagcgacagactaatgcaatcaatacgctacacgaagaagaaacttccagttcgaagcatccggcattgggtagagagggggttaaagaatcacttccggtatggacttccggtatggacttccggtgtggatgttgtggcggcgccatcttgcctgcagtagggtgcctctcgtCTCTGGTAAAGATGCACGCACACTCAAACGTAGAAACATTCCTCCTGACTGTTGTTACATGAAGACACCGGCGTAAATTTGGTTattaccattagcagagctttcCAACTAtacgtaaataaataaaataaatattgaattaaaacattaaataaataaatatatggttTGATAAACAGACTtagtacgttttttttttctaaataattgTCGTTTTTAGTCCTTACATTAATTTTAATCCTTTATTGTAAAAACGGTTGATCAAAATTAGTTAAATGCAACGgaagattatttttttcatagaaCCCACAGTTTTCACATCTACTTGTATTAGTTTACACGGCACACCCGCCACATTCAATATGGCGGACGCGCTCAACAGTGGTTTacgtttacacacacacttcctgttttgacttttttttttggccctgATTTCATATCTAGGGCAACTACTGCCCAAAGCAACTCCAACAATTAATTTAATGTGTACgttaacatcaacaacaaagcAATATTCAAGTATGGTTAGTTTGAAATACACATTCACCAATCCTAAATTCCTTATCCAGCTGTATGTTATGTGTTTTGGTCAACCACAAAAACCGAGTGAATGCCTGACAGTCTGCACtcggggaaaaaaaacaatccattGGTAAATCAGCTACGAAGCGTCATCTCGTTGTCATAGTTACTAGCACCGATTTAAGACTTTACATGATGAACTACCTGGTTggtaaataataaagaaaataagaaataaaaagaatgaaagatgtCTGAAGCGCATAAAAGGGAAGAGAAGTTGGGAGCAGTTTTATTTCAGGTAAATTTGAGTTACCGTAGTTTGCTAATAACAAATGTTTATTAAACAACTTTTCAAGGGAAAACTTTATGCTAACGCTAGAAAGTCAGTCTATCTAGCTTTAGCAAGCTGCTGTCTGGTTCAAGTTAACGTTAGACAATAAACTCATTATTTTATGGTGCGTCGACATTTTCAAGTTTCTTAACAACTACAAAACCAGCAACTTGTTAAAAGTTAATAAGGTTAACTTCCTGGTTGTCGGAGTGGACTGACTGTCCGTGTTTCGGTGATACAAGCAATATTGTAATATACAAACTACTGCTGCGCAAaaggtttctgtgttttctttttatggtATGCTctgatcagtggtggacaaagttcatagcttcattacttaagtcaaagtatagatactccaggtcaaatattactccaatacaagtgaaagtttctctgtcaaattattacttgagttaaagtactgaagtacttgcttttaaaaatactgaagtattcaaaatacttcaaaaaaatatctcaaaacgttgtattttcacaaagcagtcAAGAATAAATAGGAGTAcgttctgttacattatgtttatttagaaaccattacttgaaatctctaaaaactataccatggaataaaaacagcaactaagttactcaaagcacagacaacttagtttgaaatgttcatctggaatgaaacaaatgttacatagttcaacacgctttctcaggttggacagtgaatgtttgtatgtttgggcagagtgggaaacagggagaacatttcacacgacacgtatcattcttcatttgaagatatggccatgggtgctcaggtagagaattatagccatcattacctcctctaaatgaactgcctgatctgagtgaaatttgctctgggTTCactccacgttcaactgtggagacgcacgatatacaggtacgacaaaaccactgagacaaacagaactacacaaacatattttactgtctgagggatcagatttcagaaaagagaaggaaattcacgagctgacttcaaagcaaaagtagtgagtaactagagcactgatagaaatgtagtggagtcaaaagtatgagatttgtcttctgaatgtagtggagtaaaagtaataagtctccccaaaaaataatactcaattAAAGGACAGatacttaaaaaatgtacttaagtacagtactcaagtacattttcTCTGTTACTGTCTACCACTGGCTCTGATTCAGCTAACATATTTTGTTTACAGGTTCAAGAGGATTTGAGGAAACTCAGGTGTAGTCTTGAGAAAATTacagacaaagacaaaacactGGACGTTGAAGCCTTCGACTCTGCCATTCGTGAAACAGAGAGTAAAATCAAGGCAAGGATGTTTATGCATATGAAGCACCTTTAACAGTGATGTGACATGTGACAAACACGGGTGAATAACAGGTAGTTGTTGTGTCTTTTTGACAGAGACATGCAGAGGATTATCTGAATACAGTGACCAAACAGCCACTGGTTCTTCCAGCCATTGAAGACTTACCAAGAAGGACAGTGCACATTCCCAAATGGTAAAGAGAGTTTTATATATCTTGAGTTGCATAATAATTGTTTGAAGTGGGGACACATGTCTTTGCAATGTCACAGTTAGAACTTTGACAAATTATGATTGGAGTTGCATGAATTATGGTGATGGTATTGTGAGCCTGAAATACAGGAAACCAGCTCTGGAGAAACCTGCTCGGGAGGGTGTCCTAACTGTACATCCAAAGAGGGAAGACCTTCCAGGTCCTTCACATGGAGAAAAGGTACATTATTCCTCatgttcagatttaaaaaaaaaaaatttgcccACTGTAAGcaaatatgtttgaaatgtcTATACTTAGCAAACAATTGTCATTAATTGCACATATAAGTTATGTCATTACTCTTTCCACATTACATCTTGTTATGAATAACATTTTGAAACTTTTACTCTCTTTGTTCTGTTCAGCTCAAGTCAACATTAGCCATGCGCTCGCTGTGTAATTCCACACATCCTCACAACAGAGCCGTGCAGCAGAAATTTCAGATATCACTTCCTGATGTCCACGAGAGAAGCAAAAAAGCAGTAAGTAATTTGAATATAAGTTTGGATTAATGCATGTTTACGTTAAGTGGTGTGGAATAGATATGGGATAGAAGTCAAACTCAGCACCCAGGAGGATCAGAACTTGAATGTGTTGtgatatactatatatatatatatatatataatgtcaTTAAAGCCTTACTGCTGGGAAATACTATAATCTACTTTACTAATAGCACTATCTTGTCCTTCAGTTATTTGCTTTGTGCAGTGAGAAATTGATTCCTGTGTCTTTATTGATATTAATAGTAACGTACAGTACATGCCTCATGAAAAATTTGATTAGGAA carries:
- the aagab gene encoding alpha- and gamma-adaptin-binding protein p34 isoform X1 translates to MSTTDEEVEMTIPCVLITSCDSGFKEEELIKQILSTTNLPEPDKREELVVWYPWTINNKYYTADVRLCVVPSTFQMTSEIAQSMQAFIAYFDSTEKDGLEKLHPWISVVEDLAPEVLILVCDRVSENGVTRHEAQQWCLAHAFELVELNPQDLPDEDDDFPESTGVKRIVQALNANVWTSVEMKDGHNQGFGLMSSLVASRHNNPRSCQDPPSSSLPVEGSRVTEEANHTESTTNTGTQGDTVVDAMTDLDIQELANLTAGDADVDNFERLFTKLKEMKDKASSLPHEQRKVHAEKVAKAFWMAIGGDDDEIDGLSSGEES
- the aagab gene encoding alpha- and gamma-adaptin-binding protein p34 isoform X2, which produces MTSEIAQSMQAFIAYFDSTEKDGLEKLHPWISVVEDLAPEVLILVCDRVSENGVTRHEAQQWCLAHAFELVELNPQDLPDEDDDFPESTGVKRIVQALNANVWTSVEMKDGHNQGFGLMSSLVASRHNNPRSCQDPPSSSLPVEGSRVTEEANHTESTTNTGTQGDTVVDAMTDLDIQELANLTAGDADVDNFERLFTKLKEMKDKASSLPHEQRKVHAEKVAKAFWMAIGGDDDEIDGLSSGEES